From Strix aluco isolate bStrAlu1 chromosome 5, bStrAlu1.hap1, whole genome shotgun sequence:
gacactgcaggagaggaactgtgggcagaggttttgtgacaaGCACTCCCTGGTGACATGTTTCATCAGAAGATTTCCTTTTGGGGGTAAAAGAAGGATCATGAGTACTGAAGATGATCAGTTTAGATCAACAAACATTTCTTCTCAATATGTGTTGTAACTGCAAGTCCATTGCACTTGGAAATACCTAATAGCAAGGAATCAATTTTCTGGccaggagcagaggctgcagtcagaaaaaaagaaggactGTGACCAAAGTGAAATTCCTTATGGTGGTTGGTTATTAAGAATTGCTGAAGATCTCTGTATAGCTGTCTAGtaatccttgaaaaatatttcctacagatgttcctAACTGGGTGCCTAAGACTGCTGCAGATattgaagaggaaagagcaataaaggaaatatgctaTAAATCTGGTAAATACAAACTTAGCcactctttcctaaacagcaTTGCTgccaatatagtaaactttgctgggtttttttgtttccctcttggggtgtgtttaggagagtattacaGGATTCAGCACTCTCACGAACACCAatcaacaaaaactgtgtcttcacctcgggaaaaTGAGCTATTGCCCTTGGAAACTACCGACCGAGActtgcagaaaggcaagtacttttcatcttcttggacaatGTTTACCACTTTTCAAATTACTGTTACAGGGAGAAactatcacatagtttgcccctcctccccacttcttAAATTTAGTGTTGATAAAGACAGgatattacaaagagcataaaaatacttcattaattttcccccatctctctctctctccagtgtCACACACGTTGTGACTATCTGTATCAACTGTAGGTGGGAAAGATAGAAATGGGCTATTAACCCTATGTGTAccttcctgagatacacaacataggtcttgcatctagtttttcttcaagatcaagatttgtgtagcctagttttaactatcctaaggtaggaatgtagtttcaatttCCTGTCAGGCCATGCAGGCGCTCTTACGGGGCTTTTTATTGCATCGTAAGACAGTGTCAAAGAAAGGTGAGACGAGTCCCTTTCCCAGAGGAGCTCTGTGCTCTCTGCTGGCTGTCTTGGGTGTCTAGATGATGAAATGCAGCCACACATCAAACTTTTCTATAACTAAATTTAGACTAAATAAATACCCCCTTCAAGTGCCTTCTAAGAGATAGCAACAAAAGAGTTCCATTTCAGTTTGAATGCTAGGCTTTATCCAACATAATGCGGgacacagaaatacaaattaagaaatatttaccTCCTGTATTATGTTTCTCCTTCATTCTTCAGCAAGTGgcatgactgaaaaagaaaaatacctgtaTTAGTTCTTTTACTGAATAAGCAATAGTATAATTCCATTTGAGGAGAGAGCATTATCTTCTGACCATAACGCACCAGACTCATCAGTGGAGCAGTCATCAGAAATTGCTGGACAGAAATATGACATGccactttcaattaaaaaaaaaaaattattttcacattagtgTAAATTTCAGCCATAAAAATCTTGATAATACTGTTTAATGTAACGCAGATTTGAGTAGGATGATGTGCTCataaaaaatggaatggaaaaattGTCTCCATTTCAAACCATACAGACATACAAAGCCATGCTTTTGCCAGCCTAAATTGTTCAATAGAACTgggcaaaattattttcttctcctttctacatttaaaatgtttgttattaaaatagttttgataagctatttctgttgaatatttatatatatttaaagacagggaaatccGTTAGAAATATATGGATATAGCTTGTCATATTCATCTTTATTTATAATTAGATACATTCACAGAAGGATAGAGGTGTTTCCCCAGAGCATTTCTTCAGGTGAGTTCTCTTGAGGTTTTAGGTACAATGATGACACGCACCTTGAATATGCCACATATTCGATCAGGTAGGATTCATAAATATCATTCACGAAAAGTGAGAAGCTAAAGAACAAGCAGGTGCTTGTAGCTGGTTCCTTACTTTAGAGCCGTGGTCTTCTTCAACCTGTGTATTATGGTGTTTCCTTAGAGAGCACGGCAGTCACACACCAGGTGCTCAAGTTACACTCGGCAGGATCCAAAGAACTaaccaaagagaaagaagcatagaAAATGAGAGGTTAAAGGAAATTGCACTAAACTAATCACAAGCTCCcagaggtgggaggaagagaatggcAGTGCCGTTCCCCGTGCTTACCCACAAGCAACTAAAAcattctttctcttccctgtccaagTGATGGCAATACAATTCCTACAAAACCTAATAATGCCAAAAGAGAAGGAGAGCGCTCAGGAAGGAGAGTGGCAATTGAGAATATTCTCAGAACAGATCGCAGAGCCTTTGAAAATGGAGGTAATATACTTTAGCACTGGCTTCTCATTGCTGAGCATCATGGGGTAAATCAAATAACTGAATCTATTTGGATTGGGCTACCCacaaacaattttttaatcttgttttccagccaaTATGTCAAACTTTGAAGAATAGCACaatgttttggcttgttttctcacttttaggaATTCACACTTCAAACCCCAGAGAAAAACCAAGTTACCAACTAAGGGGTCAAAGGAGGGATGATGAAACCGATTCTTCTAGTCTTTATGTGACACAAACTGGAAGAAAGTCTTCTTTCAACTCTCCAGAACCTCGAAGATCTGCATATGTCGTCTACCGTACTGGCACTGCCAATCAAGAATCAAAATTCAGTGAATGTACAGGTGCGCTCCTGCTTACATCAGATTCTTAAAATGCCTCAAATATGCCTGTCTGTATTGTGCTGCTTTCGATTTGCCCCTGCaggtgaaaattcagttatttatgcCTGAATATGGGCAAGAGTAAATTTGGTCCAGCGTCAGGATCCCATAATGCACgaaactggaggaaaagaaatccacatGCAAAAACGTTCTCTCACTTTAAAACAACCACTCAGGTAACTGCTTGATACAATTCCATCTTTTTAGTAAAAGCAAcaggtccctccccacctgtTTCAGACCCCCCAGACGGCCCCGCTGTCAGTGCTGCTCTGAGCTGACCCAGGGCAGTTCCACACGCAGCATTAGGCCATTCTGATTCCAGTCGGAGATGCAAATCCCGTTGAGGCGCCACAGAGATGCAAAGCACCTCAACCCACCACCTGGAATCCCTCACCAGGCTCGCTAccatttttgcttgctttgtgcaACCACCACACGGCTCTCAAGCATCTGCTTGGGAAGGTTTTAGAGGAAAACTACTTGAATGGAATGTTTTGAAACGTGGGTGAATTATATTAggatgaaactttttttttttctgttgcttctagAAGTGTTGATAgtgtacttctgaaaatattgctgaaagagcatgttgttttattctaATAAATTACGCACAAAATGTTCTGTCtctctattttgacagcagagccaagaagaCATGCAAGTCAATAAAAAAGGAGCACGCTAATGTacacaggagaaagagatgaagcgaGTACTTCAATTTACAAGGAAAATCTAAACTCAAACAAGGGAATTATCAACTGGAAAATCCAAAGGTGATAAAAttacaaattctgaaaataagatgTAGGAAGTGCACTATAACATTTCAAATTTCAATAGCCTTCAATAGATGTACTAAGTTTAATCTGTTATGAAAATTCAacagttgaaattatttttacagactATGTTTTAAGGCATAATTCCTAATATGAATAAATACTATTGGTTTGACTTAGCTGTTTCAGAGACCTTTTCATGTAAACAACAATAGCGATGCATTCTAGAAAGTAGCTGTTTTGGTGTGAAAGCCAGATTTTTAGACAGTTTAGCCGTTTGTCAGATGTTTGGGGGCTCAGTCTGAATTTAATCTTGAGATTTTGCCATTTTAGCAGGGCAGCAGAACCGTGTTAGGAACTAAATGAACTTCACAACAAAACTCTCAGAATTAACTGAAATAGTTTTTACACACATTTTGAACTAAAGTATAGAAGATTGGGTAAAGACCAAGATCAAAGTGAGAGAAATAAGAtactgaagggaagctgctacaagtctacttgaaattgctaatgtacaggacctgtaaaataagacatttagttttaacgttagacatcacttgtgttttactagcttttatttttcctgtattttactgtaacatatataatttcatttatactttttcctaactaccctctgtagtcattacccatttataagatgttttgaaacctttaactccttgcctagtaaagataagacagaccttagACAGtttgaaaaactccctgagtacatccctaacagcaggaacctaaaaaaaacaagtgcctaagaagacaccagtgtcaagataagcgactgaaagctggtctaaactaacctccttggaacaaacaggggctgaaggacggatgaagtaattttatgaccatatatggacacaagAACCCCAAAGTTCACCAACGGACAGCgtgagaaaggctatgtggacccctaaggaggggagaagaccctcactctatctTTACTACACATGACACATGCTCaaactatgtaaatgaattctaagaaccattagcataagactgccttttctaagaagtctaatgcatatgtatggtttttgtgtatattagtcagagagttttgttagtaagggtggcacttgtggtggagcgatccccagtgctgcccagtgctgcgaataaagaatacctgcttaacagttatactcaattctgactgttgagtttAGCTCTTTGTTTCAATACTTTAATActgctttctgaagaaacaaaccTCACACCCAGTTGTTACATAGATGTAACTTCTATCTTTGTCTCGGGCGTTTTTCCCTTTTCGCATCTACCTGACCTTTGGTCATTCTTAGAACATAATCGgttttggaggagagcccttcaaacttctttctgtagcactgggatccagcacttatctgggtggcacctgtaactgtgaatgtaaaagtgtttttcttccttggagcCCTTCTTCATTGTGACTGTTCAGAACGTAGGGATAGATCAGATACCTTCCAGGGTGCCTTCGAGTTGAAATGATTCTACTGTTCTATGAGAAATACAGTCATACAGTTCTCTACCCTACTTTActcagagtatcttgcataaacctcaggtggtaaCGATGTGATTTTTATTCTATTTAGAAATctgatttttaataatttaaatttataaagGCTCTAGTGACTGTAAACATGCATGCAGTTGGGCCTCACTTtccttaactgagagaagaaaaatctagaGTACCTGGTTTAGCTGAGAGTTagaaaatgtaagaaaacagacaagaaacatctttttaaaatcaaggactaaacgtgttgaaaatgtttcctccccCCTAACTAGACATCGCAGTTTCAAATTGCAGTACATGATGCCTTGCGGCAACATGTTCTATGTCGTCTGCCTGACGCcatttaaaatcttcctcagaggGATATTGTGTTCAGTTAGATAAGGCCTGGCTTAGCCGTTATCTAAGAGTGCAGCGACAAGTTCTCAGGTGAACACCCTTTTtgtctgacagtggaaatgaggaatagagttggcttctttgggaaaatcctgtcagagctcaaatgaccaaatggggtgacttttccatggacgggaggtgcagggtgaGCTGGGCCAtagtcgcaggcccattcagtgctgcacaacttggggctcccagcatctgaatggttgtaggattatctacactgtcctccttttcttttgaatgtgATCTCAAAAAACCAGCATCTGAAGAGATGCTTTATAGAATCTGAGTGCCTTTCCAAACTGGGATCATAAAGAACTAGCACCTCCTGATGCAATttcacccacctccccaccccaaaaagccaccccaacaagccaaaaccaaaagaaaataattttctagcatcttaacatgcTGATAGTCATTGCACTGCACAGGATTGGGCTGAGTGAAAGGCCCAGCTCaagggaaagacagagaaaagcaggaggaggacgTGGCCATGAGGGCGATACTTGGCTGGTCCCGGACTGTTGTGGAACACAACCTCAGTACATTATCTCTTCCCTTTTCACTGGAGCTTCCCGTAGAGAAATTACAAATCTTGTTCTCTTGAGTCATCAATTGCTCAGCCCAGAAAGTCATAGATACTAAGAAATACCTCATCTCTGTACAATAAATACATGGGTCAACAAGATATTAACAGTTCTTGTGAGGTGTTAACTACTCTCGACTGAAGTCAGAGGAACTGACAGGGATCAGTGCTTTGTGCCATCGAATCCttatttaagatttccttttcacAGTTTCAATGGCACGAAGatccacaaaaatattaaaaacacacaCGTGTTTTCCAGATCACAGGTGCATCCCCTATTACATTTCTTAATCCTCTTCTATCTGGTTGTGTCTGTCATTAGGGCCCCAAAGAGGAGTCAAAGGAAATTGAGGATATTCTACATTTCATGCAGTGGGGCCCTAAAGAttgcatttctgtgttttcacatactCACTGCATGACAAATCCCCCACACTTGTTGAACCTATCATGACTTGAAAGTAAATCCTGAGATAAGGAGCCAAAGATCTGAGGCAGAGGGCTACTGAAGGAAAGCTGGACTTGCCCTGGTATTACATGTGCACGTACATTGTCTGCTGCTGAACTGAAAGGcccaagggaaagaaatgctttgtTGCTTTCACCTTATACCTGTTAAAATATACAATGTTTTTCCAGACGGTATTTCTCAAAGGTCAGACATCTCCTGTAGGTGCATCGTATCAGATCGCAAACAGATTAACAGTGGTACCacctgtattttattaaaagtttgcaaagcttcCAGCCTGACATCCGGCGTTCCTGAACAAACTTACATGGCTAAATTTAAACCATTAACTCCCAGCATCTCAGcagcactgatattttaatgaagctATTTATTAATTAAGGTAGCAAAAAATCCATCTCAAGTCAACacccaaatgagaaaaaaaattggttgttgtaaaataaaactgagcaaaacttcCCTGGGAATTGTAGAGATTGCTTAAAACAGAAGGGTCTTGACAATTTCCTCCTAATGAAGACATTTGCTGAAAAAAAGTGTCCTTGTAGAGCAAGACGTTATGTaaacatatttaattttgaaaacaatcGAATCTGTAAATTATTTAACTGTCTCTGCAGTCACTAGGGGTCAGTGCAGTCACAGGAACGGGCTCCAACACCGCCCCAGAGTGACCCTTCGGTAGCCAGCGCTTTACTCCAGCTCTCCAGAGCCAAAGCCTCTCTGCAGTGTTCTGCAACGGctttaaattaagagaaaaggCTGCAGGAGGCTTGTTCTGCTTCCTCATGGCCAGCTCAGGGGAGAGGAACAGCGACTTGTATTCAAAATTGCTAAAGAGCTATTTTTGGTCtcttaaaacacagtgatgaCATCACCCTACTTCTCCCTCATCCTACACGTTCtccaaaaggcatttctgttccctcctgagctggagagccctcaccacagcttctcctcagggaaacagtctttgaaaagaggTGTTCCCAGACTGGGAGTCTCCTTTCACCTTTCCAGTCTGGATATATATCAGATCATTTTAACTGCCTTTCCTTTttacattctgtttttttttacaggtgaaaataatGATAGAAATATGCTACTGGTGTATGTAATATTTGAGGCACCTGGGAGTACAACTACTATGCTTAAAATACAAGGCAAGTCCTgttgcttctttcctctttttctttcctaagaaAAAGGCACTTAGGCAGAACTAACTATTGAACTTCACAGGGCCTTTTGAGAAGGTAAGGTGAACATCCAAGGCACCTCACTTGgtttaaaaacatatttgcaaaatacacttttggggtttttatgACACATTTTGCTTCCCCTGGACAAAAGCAATGTCTTCAAACATTGGTATTCTTGTTGCTGCTCTTCATGCAAGGATCTGAAAAATACGATAACCAAATTACTTAAAATGGGATCTTTGGGAGAGGGAGTTGTTCAACGTTTTGTCAAGTGACAATCATGTATTCCTCAGTGAAAATGTCCCATGACAGTAGCACTGAGATTCCTGGTACACTAACAATAAAATTTCCTCCAGGTCAGGCAGCTGCAATGTTTCAAGTCTGGAAACTGGCAGATGGTCAGCCTTTCCTACCTTGAGGCCACAGACACCTGCTGGTTGATTTGACTTGAAGTTGCTGTAGAATAAATAGCTGCAACAGTTGAACTCTCCTGATTTCCTGTTGTTTTATTTGCCCTGGAGTGCACTGCACTATTTTAAAGTGAGCACCTCAGGGATTCACAGCAGACTCTCCTGCCCTCATTCCAGCATGTCTGATCCAACATTTGGTTTGcctgaaaaagctgttttaaaagccattattttaaaatccCTAGGGTGGTGGTACACACTAACCTTATTTAAAAGCCAAGGAGTAAGATCTACTTTAATAGACTTGCAACCACTTCTTATTAGGGTACACAATGGAAATAGGTTTCACCTTACCAGATCATATCATTCATCTCTCAAGAATTTGATATATGACTCAACTCTCATCAGAGCTGCTCTAGAGAAACCATCATTTACATGATGATT
This genomic window contains:
- the LOC141924022 gene encoding uncharacterized protein C12orf50 homolog — protein: MIKPFLFSEGFIQQCLICALRGANAPLQQGVQEGILHPVRHQQSRRNPQNILLPIHPPLIIHLKDEEDDEDDDQEEENYVPNWVPKTAADIEEERAIKEICYKSGEYYRIQHSHEHQSTKTVSSPRENELLPLETTDRDLQKGNDGNTIPTKPNNAKREGERSGRRVAIENILRTDRRAFENGGIHTSNPREKPSYQLRGQRRDDETDSSSLYVTQTGRKSSFNSPEPRRSAYVVYRTGTANQESKFSECTGENSVIYA